The Epinephelus lanceolatus isolate andai-2023 chromosome 8, ASM4190304v1, whole genome shotgun sequence genome includes a window with the following:
- the uqcc5 gene encoding ubiquinol-cytochrome c reductase complex assembly factor 5, with translation MFNRSNNNIRYILSLVPGKRRLGTYRFLPIFFCIGGVMEWIMINVRIGKETFYDVYRRKQSEREYQQKIADGLVVRNEPAAK, from the exons ATGTTTAACAGAAGTAACAATAACATCAGATATATACTGAGCCTTGTCCCGGGCAAACGGCGTCTTGGGACGTACCGGTTTCTTCCCATCTTCTTTTGCATCGGAGGCGTCATGGAGTGGATCATGATCAACGTCAGGATAGGAAAGGAGACTTTCT ACGATGTCTACCGCAGAAAACAATCAGAACGGGAGTACCAGCAGAAGATAGCAGATGGTTTGGTAGTTCGTAATGagcctgcagcaaagtga
- the abhd6b gene encoding monoacylglycerol lipase ABHD6b, with protein sequence MAAELDVLNLIVIAGGTLAIPILAFFASFLLWPSALIKVYYWYWRRTLGLQLRYADCGGYRFCYAYRGKPGMRPSILMLHGFSAHKDTWLTVVKYLPKHLHIVCVDMPGHEGTTRTNAEDYSIEGQVRRIHQFVETIRLNKKPFHVVGTSMGGNVAGVYAACYPSEICSMTLICPDGIRHPCETKFDNHLQDLEHSNYTLNIPLIPTTPEEMENMFRLCSHVRFKIPQQILQGLVDVREPHNSFYEEVFMEIVGEKSRYALQEHLHLITAPLQVIWGKQDQVVDVSGATVIKEALPGCRVDLLDNCGHAVVMERPCRTAKLILEFIILQQDARGGTKKSS encoded by the exons ATGGCAGCTGAGCTGGACGTGCTGAATCTGATTGTCATTGCGGGAGGAACGCTGGCGATTCCCATCCTGGCCTTTTTTGCGTCCTTCCTCCTCTGGCCCTCAGCACTCATTAAAGTGTATTACTG GTACTGGAGGAGGACTCTGGGCTTGCAGCTGCGCTACGCAGACTGCGGTGGTTATCGTTTCTGTTACGCCTACAGAGGAAAGCCCGGGATGAGACCCTCCATTTTAATGCTACACGGCTTCTCTGCTCACAAAGACACGTGGCTCACTGTGGTCAAG TATCTACCAAAACATCtgcacattgtgtgtgtggacatgcCTGGTCATGAGGGAACGACACGCACCAACGCAGAGGATTACTCCATCGAGGGGCAGGTCAGAAGGATCCATCAG TTTGTGGAAACCATTCGCTTAAACAAGAAACCTTTCCATGTGGTTGGGACCTCCATGGGGGGAAATGTAGCCGGGGTTTATGCAGCCTGCTACCCATCAGAGATCTGTAGTATGACTCTCATTTGTCCAGATg GGATAAGACACCCATGTGAGACCAAATTTGACAATCATCTGCAGGACCTGGAACACAGCAATTACACTTTAAACATCCCGCTGATCCCCACTACACCCGAGGAGATGGAGAACATGTTCAGACTTTGCTCTCATGTTCGCTTTAAAATCCCTCAGCAG ATTCTCCAAGGGTTGGTTGATGTTCGAGAGCCTCACAATTCATTTTACGAAGAAG tatttATGGAGATTGTCGGAGAGAAATCAAGATATGCCTTACAGGAGCACTTACATCTGATCACTGCACCTTTACAAGTGATATGGGGCAAACAAGACCAG GTGGTGGATGTCTCTGGAGCTACAGTCATTAAAGAGGCGTTACCTGGGTGCAGAGTAGACCTGCTGGATAACTGTGGACACGCTGTGGTTATGGAGAGGCCTTGTCGGACAGCCAAACTCATCCTGGAGTTCATCATCTTGCAGCAAGATGCCAGGGGTGGCACAAAGAAATCCTCCTGA
- the kctd6b gene encoding BTB/POZ domain-containing protein KCTD6 isoform X2, translating to MSTPVTLNVGGHLYTTSLSTLQRFPDSMLGAMFRGDFPTTRDSQGNYFIDRDGTLFRYILNFLRTSELTLPLDFTETDLLRKEADFYQIEPLIQCLNDPKPLYPPDIFEQVVELSSTRKLSKYSNPVAVIITQLTITTKVHGLLEGISNNFTKWNKHMMDTRDCQVSFTFGPCDYHQEVSLRVHLMDYIMKQGFTIRNTRVHHMSERANENTVEHHWTFCRPAHKVED from the coding sequence ATGAGTACTCCTGTTACCTTAAACGTGGGAGGCCACCTGTACACTACCAGTTTATCCACCCTGCAGCGCTTTCCAGACTCCATGCTGGGTGCCATGTTCCGGGGAGATTTCCCCACAACTCGCGATTCCCAAGGGAATTATTTCATCGATCGCGACGGGACACTTTTCCGCTACATCTTGAACTTCCTGCGGACGTCCGAGCTTACCCTCCCCTTGGACTTCACGGAGACAGACCTCCTGAGGAAAGAGGCAGACTTCTACCAGATCGAACCTTTGATCCAGTGCCTTAATGACCCCAAGCCGCTGTACCCACCTGACATCTTCGAGCAGGTCGTGGAGCTCTCCAGCACCCGGAAACTCTCAAAATATTCAAACCCAGTTGCCGTGATCATCACACAGCTGACCATAACCACAAAGGTCCACGGCCTGCTGGAGGGTATTTCTAACAACTTCACCAAGTGGAACAAACACATGATGGACACCAGAGACTGCCAGGTGTCGTTCACCTTCGGACCATGTGACTATCACCAAGAGGTGTCCCTAAGGGTTCACCTCATGGACTACATCATGAAACAAGGCTTCACCATCCGCAACACGCGTGTGCATCACATGAGTGAGCGTGCAAATgagaacacagtggagcatcaCTGGACTTTCTGTAGACCGGCTCACAAAGTTGAAGACTGA
- the kctd6b gene encoding BTB/POZ domain-containing protein KCTD6 isoform X1: MDNGDWGHRMSTPVTLNVGGHLYTTSLSTLQRFPDSMLGAMFRGDFPTTRDSQGNYFIDRDGTLFRYILNFLRTSELTLPLDFTETDLLRKEADFYQIEPLIQCLNDPKPLYPPDIFEQVVELSSTRKLSKYSNPVAVIITQLTITTKVHGLLEGISNNFTKWNKHMMDTRDCQVSFTFGPCDYHQEVSLRVHLMDYIMKQGFTIRNTRVHHMSERANENTVEHHWTFCRPAHKVED; the protein is encoded by the exons ATGGATAATGGAGACTGGGGCCATAGG ATGAGTACTCCTGTTACCTTAAACGTGGGAGGCCACCTGTACACTACCAGTTTATCCACCCTGCAGCGCTTTCCAGACTCCATGCTGGGTGCCATGTTCCGGGGAGATTTCCCCACAACTCGCGATTCCCAAGGGAATTATTTCATCGATCGCGACGGGACACTTTTCCGCTACATCTTGAACTTCCTGCGGACGTCCGAGCTTACCCTCCCCTTGGACTTCACGGAGACAGACCTCCTGAGGAAAGAGGCAGACTTCTACCAGATCGAACCTTTGATCCAGTGCCTTAATGACCCCAAGCCGCTGTACCCACCTGACATCTTCGAGCAGGTCGTGGAGCTCTCCAGCACCCGGAAACTCTCAAAATATTCAAACCCAGTTGCCGTGATCATCACACAGCTGACCATAACCACAAAGGTCCACGGCCTGCTGGAGGGTATTTCTAACAACTTCACCAAGTGGAACAAACACATGATGGACACCAGAGACTGCCAGGTGTCGTTCACCTTCGGACCATGTGACTATCACCAAGAGGTGTCCCTAAGGGTTCACCTCATGGACTACATCATGAAACAAGGCTTCACCATCCGCAACACGCGTGTGCATCACATGAGTGAGCGTGCAAATgagaacacagtggagcatcaCTGGACTTTCTGTAGACCGGCTCACAAAGTTGAAGACTGA
- the ognb gene encoding osteoglycin, paralog b has translation MYLRSQSSRQTLSSLTSNSDTMMQLRTLIFTSVMLPWMLSSAARDGYMEVRKPKKDVVAFPDYTLQEVDADPPAPRADEMPTCLLCVCLSGSVYCEEVSPELSTVPSLPKETAYLYARFNKITKIKNKDFADMATLKRIDLSGNLIAEIEDGAFSKLLNLEELNLAENRLTKLPMLPTKLVSFNANFNQLKTQGVKATAFKKLTKLAYLYLGNNELTAVPQLPESLHVVHLHNNKISTITDETFCKGNTSYYIRTNMNEVRLDGNPIQLSMHPNSFICLETLPIGWYN, from the exons ATGTACCTCAGATCCCAGTCTAGCAGACAGACACTCTCTTCTCTCACCAGCAACTCGGACACAATGATGCAATTAAGGACTTTAATTTTTACATCCGTAATGCTCCCATGGATGCTGTCTTCTGCAGCAAGGGATGGATACATGGAAGTCAGAAAACCTaag AAAGACGTTGTAGCCTTTCCAGACTATACCCTTCAAGAGGTGGACGCTGACCCACCAGCTCCAAGAGCTGATG AGATGCCGAcatgtctgctgtgtgtttgcCTGAGTGGATCTGTTTACTGTGAGGAGGTGTCCCCTGAATTGTCAACCGTCCCATCACTGCCAAAGGAAACAGCATATCTCTATGCACGTTtcaacaaaatcacaaaaataaaaaacaaagattttgcaGACATGG CCACGTTAAAAAGAATTGACCTCAGTGGGAATCTCATCGCTGAGATAGAAGACGGAGCGTTTTCAAAACTTCTCAATCTTGAGGAGCTCAATCTTGCAGAAAACAGACTAACTAAACTTCCCATGCTGCCCACCAAGCTGGTATCATTCAACGCCAatttcaaccagctgaaaaCCCAGGGTGTGAAGGCAACTGCCTTTAAA AAACTCACAAAACTGGCATATCTTTACCTTGGAAACAACGAACTGACAGCGGTGCCCCAACTTCCTGAGTCTCTTCACGTTGTGCACCTCCAT AACAACAAGATCTCAACGATAACGGACGAGACGTTCTGCAAAGGTAACACCAGTTACTACATCCGTACCAACATGAACGAGGTGAGACTGGACGGGAACCCCATCCAGCTGTCCATGCACCCTAACAGCTTCATCTGTCTGGAGACTCTCCCTATCGGATGGTACAATTAA